The Pseudopipra pipra isolate bDixPip1 chromosome 6, bDixPip1.hap1, whole genome shotgun sequence genome includes a region encoding these proteins:
- the MADD gene encoding MAP kinase-activating death domain protein isoform X39 — translation MVQKKRICPRLLDYLVIIGARHPSSDSVAQTPELLRRYPLEDHADFPLPPDVVFFCQPEGCLSVRQKRMSFRDDTSFVFTLTDKDTGVIRYGICVNFYRSFQKRVPKEKGEGTGGHRGREGQKVPKSGEASAPQEEVGTESSESGSSLQAPSAESTPDVNRSPRSKRLAKGSHRSRNSTLTSLCILSHYPFFSTFRECLYTLKRLVDCCSERLLGKKLGIPRGVQRDTMWRIFTGSLLVEEKSSALLHDLREIEAWIYRLLRSPMPVAGQKRVDVEVLPHELQPALTFALPDPSRFTLVDFPLHLPLELLGVDACLQVLTCILLEHKIVLQSRDYNALSMSVMAFVAMIYPLEYMFPVIPLLPTCMASAEQLLLAPTPYIIGVPASFFLYKLDFKMPDDVWLIDLDTNRVIVPTNAESLPALPEPEASELKKHLKQALASMSLNTQPILNLEKFQEGQEVPLLLGRPQNDLQSTPSTEFNPLIYGNDVDSVDVATRVAMVRFFNSPNVLQGFQMHTRTLRLFPRPVVAFQANSFLASRPKQTPFADKLSRTQAVEYFGEWSLNPTNYAFQRIHNNMFDPALIGDKPKWYAHQLQPIHYRVYDSNSQLAEALNIPAEKETDSDPTDDSGSDSVDYDDSSSSYSSLGDFVSEMMKCDINGDTPNVDPLTHAALGDASEVEFDDFQEYSGDMDEQTMDSENSQENNQPRSSSSTTASSSPSTVIHGANHEAADSAEIEEKLAAGFSNHLPSLPLQPSFPKISLDRRESDIAAGSMSSSEGVVRKREYDNPYFEPQYGFPTEDEDDEQEESYTPRFDQNLNGSRSQKLLRPNSLKLANDSDADSDSRASSPNSTVSNNSSEGFGGIMSFASSLYRNHSTSFSLSNLALPTKVGRDKNTPFPSLKGNRRALVDQKSSVIKHSPTVKRESPSPQGRTSNSSENQQFLKEVVHNVLDGQGVGWLNMKRVRRLLESEQLRVFVLSKLNRTIQSEEDARQDVIQDVEISRKVYKGMLDLLKCTVLSLEHSYANAGLGGMASVFGLLEIAHTHYYNKEPEKRKRSPTDGSVTPVGKDPGSSPRVEPKPAMQLPVPQIMPKPPSPAGKGPREFDTRSLKEENFIASIGTEGVKQFDLGETDEKKSQISADSGLSLASGSQKSDFDSIPSGGPTVMVRSTSQDSEVSTVVSNSSGETLGADSDLSSNAGDGPSVENGGNLAGSRGTVSDSEIETNSATSSIFAKSHNLKQSVKDSKGSTPGRGPEEGNQRVYLYEGLLGRDKGSVWDQLEDAAMETFSMSKERSTLWDQMQFWEDAFLDAVMLEREGMGMDQGPQEMIDRYLSLGEHDRKRLEDDEDRLLATLLHNMIAYMLMIKVNKNDIRKKVRRLMGKSHIGLVHSQQINDILDKLANLNGRELPVRPSGSRHIKKQTFVVHAGTDTTGDIFFMEVCDDCIVLRSNIGTVYERWWYEKLINMTYCPKTKVLCLWRRNGQETQLNKFYTKKCRELYYCVKDSMERAAARQQSIKPGPELGGEFPVQDMKTGEGGLLQVTLEGINLKFMHSQFLKLKKW, via the exons ATGGTGCAGAAAAAGAGAATCTGCCCCCGCTTATTGGACTATCTTGTCATCATTGGAGCCAG GCACCCAAGCAGTGATAGTGTTGCTCAGACTCCCGAACTGCTGCGACGTTACCCTCTAGAAGACCATGCAGACTTTCCTCTACCGCCTGATGTTGTGTTCTTCTGCCAGCCAGAAGGATGTCTGAGTGTGCGGCAAAAACGCATGAGCTTCCGTGATGACACCTCCTTTGTCTTCACCCTCACAGACAAGGATACAGGTGTCATTCGCTATGGAATCTGTGTCAACTTCTACCGCTCCTTCCAGAAGCGAGTACccaaggagaagggagaaggcaCAGGGGGACATCGAGGTCGGGAGGGACAGAAGGTCCCTAAATCTGGAGAGGCATCAGCACCCCAAGAGGAAGTGGGCACTGAGAGTTCAGAGAGTGGTTCTTCACTGCAGGCTCCAAGTGCAGAGTCTACCCCTGATGTGAATCGATCACCGCGCAGTAAGCGTCTGGCCAAAGGCAGTCATCGCTCTCGGAACAGCACCCTGACTTCACTGTGCATCCTTAGTCATTATCCCTTCTTTTCCACATTTCGTGAGTGTCTCTACACCCTCAAGAGACTTGTGGACTGCTGTAGTGAGAGATTGTTGGGCAAGAAGTTGGGCATTCCTCGTGGGGTGCAGAG GGATACGATGTGGCGGATTTTCACAGGCTCTCTCCTGGTGGAAGAAAAGTCCAGTGCGTTGCTACACGACTTGCGGGAGATTGAGGCTTGGATATACCGTCTGCTCCGGTCACCAATGCCCGTTGCTGGTCAGAAGCGGGTGGATGTGGAAGTCTTGCCACATGAGTTGCAGCCAGCTTTGACCTTTGCTCTGCCTGATCCATCCCGCTTCACCTTGGTGGATTTTCCATTACATCTGCCTTTGGAGTTGTTGGGAGTGGATGCCTGCCTGCAGGTGCTGACCTGCATCCTTTTGGAGCATAAG ATTGTATTGCAGTCCCGAGATTATAATGCACTTTCAATGTCTGTGATGGCCTTTGTGGCCATGATCTACCCATTAGAGTACATGTTCCCCGTGatccctctgcttcccacctGCATGGCCTCTGCAGAACAG ttgcttctAGCCCCTACGCCTTATATCATTGGTGTTCCAGCAAGTTTCTTTCTTTACAAactggatttcaagatgcctGATGATGTTTGGCTTATTGACCTGGATACCAACAGG GTGATTGTTCCCACAAATGCAGAATCTttgccagcactgccagaaCCAGAAGCTTCAGAGCTGAAAAAGCATCTGAAACAG GCCCTGGCCAGCATGAGTCTGAATACTCAGCCCATTCTTAATCTAGAGAAGttccaggaggggcaggaggtgccactgctgctgggaagaCCACAGAATGATTTGCAGTCTACTCCTTCCACAGAATTCAACCCCCTGATCTATGGAAATGATGTGGACTCTGTCGATGTGGCTACCAG aGTTGCTATGGTGAGATTCTTCAACTCACCAAATGTTTTGCAAGGTTTCCAAATGCATACTCGCACTCTTCGTCTCTTCCCACGACCAGTGGTGGCCTTCCAGGCAAATTCTTTTCTTGCCTCTAGGCCGAAGCAAACACCTTTTGCAGATAAGCTTTCCAGAACACAGGCAGTAGAATACTTTGGAGAATGGTCACTCAATCCTACTAACTATGCTTTCCAAAGAATTCATAACA ACATGTTTGACCCAGCCCTGATTGGTGACAAACCCAAGTGGTATGCTCACCAGCTGCAGCCGATCCACTATCGAGTCTATGACAGTAATTCACAGCTGGCTGAAGCACTGAATATCccagcagagaaagaaacagattcTGATCCCACTGATGACAG tggcagtgacaGTGTCGACTATGACGACTCAAGTTCCTCCTACTCCTCCCTTGGTGACTTTGTCAGTGAGATGATGAAATGTGACATTAATGGTGATACCCCAA ATGTTGACCCCCTGACTCATGCAGCCCTTGGTGATGCTAGTGAAGTGGAATTTGATGATTTTCAAGAATATTCAGGGGATATGGATGAACAGACCATGGACAGTGAGAACTCCCAGGAGAACAATCAGCCTCGTTCAAGTTCCAGTACTACAGCCAGTAGCAGCCCCAGCACTGTCATCCATGGAGCAAATCAT GAGGCAGCAGACTCAGCAGAAATAGAAGAGAAGTTGGCTGCTGGATTTTCAAACCACCTCCCTTCCTTGCCACTGCAACCAAGCTTTCCCAAGATAAGCTTGGATCGTCGTGAGAGTGACATTGCAGCTGGCAGCATGAGCTCCTCAGAAGGGGTGGTGAGGAAGCGAGAGTATGACAATCCATACTTTGAACCTCAGTATGGTTTTCCTACGGAGGATGAAGATGATGAGCAGGAAGAGAGCTACACCCCAAGATTTGACCAGAATCTCAATGGAAGCAG GTCTCAGAAGTTACTCCGGCCAAACAGTTTAAAACTGGCCAATGATTCTGATGCAGATTCAGATTCCAGGGCCAGCTCCCCAAACTCTACTGTCTCCAACAACAGCAGTGAAGGTTTTGGGGGCATCATGTCTTTTGCAA GCAGCTTGTACAGAAACCACAGCACAAGTTTCAGTTTGTCCAACTTAGCCCTACCAACGAAAGTTGGGAGAGACAAGAATACTCCTTTTCCCAGCCTGAAAG GAAATAGACGAGCTCTTGTGGATCAAAAATCTTCAGTCATAAAGCACAGCCCAACAGTGAAGAGGGAATCTCCATCGCCTCAGGGACGAACTAGCAATTCCAG TGAGAAccagcagttcctgaaggaGGTGGTACACAATGTTCTTGATGGGCAGGGTGTTGGCTGGCTGAATATGAAGAGAGTCCGACGTCTGCTGGAGAGTGAGCAGCTCCGTGTCTTTGTACTAAGCAAGCTGAATCGCACCATCCAGTCAGAAGAAGATGCTCGACAGGATGTCATACAGGACGTG GAGATCAGCCGCAAGGTTTATAAAGGAATGCTGGACTTGCTGAAGTGCACAGTCTTAAGCTTGGAGCATTCATATGCAAATGCTGGCCTGGGAGGCATGGCCAGTGTTTTTGGCCTGCTAGAGATAGCACATACTCACTATTATAATAAAG aaccagaaaagagaaaacGCAGTCCAACAGATGGATCTGTCACTCCAGTTGGCAAGGATCCTGGATCATCCCCAAGAGTGGAGCCAAAACCTGCGATGCAGCTGCCGGTACCTCAGATAATGCCAAAGCCACCAAGCCCTGCAGGCAAAGGGCCAAGGGAGTTTGACACAAGAAGtctaaaggaagaaaattttattgCTTCCATTG gAACAGAAGGTGTGAAACAATTCGATTTGGGAGAAACAGATGAGAAGAAATCCCAAATCAGTGCAGACAGTGGCCTCAGTTTGGCCTCAGGTTCTCAG AAGAGTGATTTTGACTCTATTCCCAGTGGAGGACCAACAGTTATGGTCCGAAGTACAAGCCAGGATTCTGAAGTCAGCACTGTG GTTAGTAACAGTTCTGGAGAGACATTAGGAGCAGACAGTGACTTGAGTAGCAATGCTGGTGATGGCCCGAGTGTGGAAAATGGTGGCAATTTGGCAGGATCCAGAGGCACTGTGTCAGACAGCGAAATTGAGACAAACTCTGCTACTAGCTCTATCTTT GCGAAGTCTCACAACCTGAAGCAGAGTGTGAAGGATAGCAAAGGCAGTACTCCAGGGAGAGGTCCAGAGGAAGGGAACCAACGTGTCTATCTATATGAAGGACTTTTGG GTAGGGATAAAGGATCTGTCTGGGACCAGTTAGAGGATGCTGCAATGGAAACCTTCTCTATGA GCAAAGAGCGTTCAACTTTATGGGACCAGATGCAGTTCTGGGAAGATGCTTTTTTGGATGCTGTAATGTTAGAGAGAGAAGGAATGGGGATGGACCAGGGACCTCAGGAGATGATTGACAG GTATCTTTCCCTGGGAGAACATGATCGAAAGCGTTTGGAGGATGATGAGGACCGTTTGTTGGCTACACTGCTGCATAATATGATTGCCTATATGCTTATGataaag GTGAACAAGAAtgatattaggaaaaaggtGCGACGTCTAATGGGAAAATCACATATTGGATTGGTGCACAGTCAGCAAATAAACGATATTCTAGACAAACTTGCCAATCTG aatgGACGGGAACTCCCTGTGAGACCCAGTGGCAGCCGCCATATCAAGAAGCAGACTTTTGTAGTACATGCTGGGACAGACACAACAGGAGACATATTTTTTATGGAG GTATGTGATGATTGTATTGTGCTTAGAAGCAACATTGGAACTGTCTATGAACGTTGGTGGTATGAGAAACTCATCAACATGACTTACTGTCCCAAAACAAAAGTGCTCTGCCTCTGGCGCAGGAATGGTCAGGAGACACAACTGAACAAGTTCTACACAAAGAAG TGTCGGGAACTATACTACTGTGTAAAAGACAGTATGGAGCGAGCAGCAGCAAGACAGCAGAGCATTAAACCAG
- the MADD gene encoding MAP kinase-activating death domain protein isoform X32, with protein MVQKKRICPRLLDYLVIIGARHPSSDSVAQTPELLRRYPLEDHADFPLPPDVVFFCQPEGCLSVRQKRMSFRDDTSFVFTLTDKDTGVIRYGICVNFYRSFQKRVPKEKGEGTGGHRGREGQKVPKSGEASAPQEEVGTESSESGSSLQAPSAESTPDVNRSPRSKRLAKGSHRSRNSTLTSLCILSHYPFFSTFRECLYTLKRLVDCCSERLLGKKLGIPRGVQRDTMWRIFTGSLLVEEKSSALLHDLREIEAWIYRLLRSPMPVAGQKRVDVEVLPHELQPALTFALPDPSRFTLVDFPLHLPLELLGVDACLQVLTCILLEHKIVLQSRDYNALSMSVMAFVAMIYPLEYMFPVIPLLPTCMASAEQLLLAPTPYIIGVPASFFLYKLDFKMPDDVWLIDLDTNRVIVPTNAESLPALPEPEASELKKHLKQALASMSLNTQPILNLEKFQEGQEVPLLLGRPQNDLQSTPSTEFNPLIYGNDVDSVDVATRVAMVRFFNSPNVLQGFQMHTRTLRLFPRPVVAFQANSFLASRPKQTPFADKLSRTQAVEYFGEWSLNPTNYAFQRIHNNMFDPALIGDKPKWYAHQLQPIHYRVYDSNSQLAEALNIPAEKETDSDPTDDSGSDSVDYDDSSSSYSSLGDFVSEMMKCDINGDTPNVDPLTHAALGDASEVEFDDFQEYSGDMDEQTMDSENSQENNQPRSSSSTTASSSPSTVIHGANHEAADSAEIEEKLAAGFSNHLPSLPLQPSFPKISLDRRESDIAAGSMSSSEGVVRKREYDNPYFEPQYGFPTEDEDDEQEESYTPRFDQNLNGSRSQKLLRPNSLKLANDSDADSDSRASSPNSTVSNNSSEGFGGIMSFASSLYRNHSTSFSLSNLALPTKVGRDKNTPFPSLKDYFNLELGRDVDEVFGLNTIMEIITEAGPVSNEGNRRALVDQKSSVIKHSPTVKRESPSPQGRTSNSSENQQFLKEVVHNVLDGQGVGWLNMKRVRRLLESEQLRVFVLSKLNRTIQSEEDARQDVIQDVEISRKVYKGMLDLLKCTVLSLEHSYANAGLGGMASVFGLLEIAHTHYYNKEPEKRKRSPTDGSVTPVGKDPGSSPRVEPKPAMQLPVPQIMPKPPSPAGKGPREFDTRSLKEENFIASIELWNKHQEVKKQKSLEKTRTEGVKQFDLGETDEKKSQISADSGLSLASGSQKSDFDSIPSGGPTVMVRSTSQDSEVSTVVSNSSGETLGADSDLSSNAGDGPSVENGGNLAGSRGTVSDSEIETNSATSSIFAKSHNLKQSVKDSKGSTPGRGPEEGNQRVYLYEGLLGRDKGSVWDQLEDAAMETFSMSKERSTLWDQMQFWEDAFLDAVMLEREGMGMDQGPQEMIDRYLSLGEHDRKRLEDDEDRLLATLLHNMIAYMLMIKVNKNDIRKKVRRLMGKSHIGLVHSQQINDILDKLANLNGRELPVRPSGSRHIKKQTFVVHAGTDTTGDIFFMEVCDDCIVLRSNIGTVYERWWYEKLINMTYCPKTKVLCLWRRNGQETQLNKFYTKKCRELYYCVKDSMERAAARQQSIKPGPELGGEFPVQDMKTGEGGLLQVTLEGINLKFMHSQFLKLKKW; from the exons ATGGTGCAGAAAAAGAGAATCTGCCCCCGCTTATTGGACTATCTTGTCATCATTGGAGCCAG GCACCCAAGCAGTGATAGTGTTGCTCAGACTCCCGAACTGCTGCGACGTTACCCTCTAGAAGACCATGCAGACTTTCCTCTACCGCCTGATGTTGTGTTCTTCTGCCAGCCAGAAGGATGTCTGAGTGTGCGGCAAAAACGCATGAGCTTCCGTGATGACACCTCCTTTGTCTTCACCCTCACAGACAAGGATACAGGTGTCATTCGCTATGGAATCTGTGTCAACTTCTACCGCTCCTTCCAGAAGCGAGTACccaaggagaagggagaaggcaCAGGGGGACATCGAGGTCGGGAGGGACAGAAGGTCCCTAAATCTGGAGAGGCATCAGCACCCCAAGAGGAAGTGGGCACTGAGAGTTCAGAGAGTGGTTCTTCACTGCAGGCTCCAAGTGCAGAGTCTACCCCTGATGTGAATCGATCACCGCGCAGTAAGCGTCTGGCCAAAGGCAGTCATCGCTCTCGGAACAGCACCCTGACTTCACTGTGCATCCTTAGTCATTATCCCTTCTTTTCCACATTTCGTGAGTGTCTCTACACCCTCAAGAGACTTGTGGACTGCTGTAGTGAGAGATTGTTGGGCAAGAAGTTGGGCATTCCTCGTGGGGTGCAGAG GGATACGATGTGGCGGATTTTCACAGGCTCTCTCCTGGTGGAAGAAAAGTCCAGTGCGTTGCTACACGACTTGCGGGAGATTGAGGCTTGGATATACCGTCTGCTCCGGTCACCAATGCCCGTTGCTGGTCAGAAGCGGGTGGATGTGGAAGTCTTGCCACATGAGTTGCAGCCAGCTTTGACCTTTGCTCTGCCTGATCCATCCCGCTTCACCTTGGTGGATTTTCCATTACATCTGCCTTTGGAGTTGTTGGGAGTGGATGCCTGCCTGCAGGTGCTGACCTGCATCCTTTTGGAGCATAAG ATTGTATTGCAGTCCCGAGATTATAATGCACTTTCAATGTCTGTGATGGCCTTTGTGGCCATGATCTACCCATTAGAGTACATGTTCCCCGTGatccctctgcttcccacctGCATGGCCTCTGCAGAACAG ttgcttctAGCCCCTACGCCTTATATCATTGGTGTTCCAGCAAGTTTCTTTCTTTACAAactggatttcaagatgcctGATGATGTTTGGCTTATTGACCTGGATACCAACAGG GTGATTGTTCCCACAAATGCAGAATCTttgccagcactgccagaaCCAGAAGCTTCAGAGCTGAAAAAGCATCTGAAACAG GCCCTGGCCAGCATGAGTCTGAATACTCAGCCCATTCTTAATCTAGAGAAGttccaggaggggcaggaggtgccactgctgctgggaagaCCACAGAATGATTTGCAGTCTACTCCTTCCACAGAATTCAACCCCCTGATCTATGGAAATGATGTGGACTCTGTCGATGTGGCTACCAG aGTTGCTATGGTGAGATTCTTCAACTCACCAAATGTTTTGCAAGGTTTCCAAATGCATACTCGCACTCTTCGTCTCTTCCCACGACCAGTGGTGGCCTTCCAGGCAAATTCTTTTCTTGCCTCTAGGCCGAAGCAAACACCTTTTGCAGATAAGCTTTCCAGAACACAGGCAGTAGAATACTTTGGAGAATGGTCACTCAATCCTACTAACTATGCTTTCCAAAGAATTCATAACA ACATGTTTGACCCAGCCCTGATTGGTGACAAACCCAAGTGGTATGCTCACCAGCTGCAGCCGATCCACTATCGAGTCTATGACAGTAATTCACAGCTGGCTGAAGCACTGAATATCccagcagagaaagaaacagattcTGATCCCACTGATGACAG tggcagtgacaGTGTCGACTATGACGACTCAAGTTCCTCCTACTCCTCCCTTGGTGACTTTGTCAGTGAGATGATGAAATGTGACATTAATGGTGATACCCCAA ATGTTGACCCCCTGACTCATGCAGCCCTTGGTGATGCTAGTGAAGTGGAATTTGATGATTTTCAAGAATATTCAGGGGATATGGATGAACAGACCATGGACAGTGAGAACTCCCAGGAGAACAATCAGCCTCGTTCAAGTTCCAGTACTACAGCCAGTAGCAGCCCCAGCACTGTCATCCATGGAGCAAATCAT GAGGCAGCAGACTCAGCAGAAATAGAAGAGAAGTTGGCTGCTGGATTTTCAAACCACCTCCCTTCCTTGCCACTGCAACCAAGCTTTCCCAAGATAAGCTTGGATCGTCGTGAGAGTGACATTGCAGCTGGCAGCATGAGCTCCTCAGAAGGGGTGGTGAGGAAGCGAGAGTATGACAATCCATACTTTGAACCTCAGTATGGTTTTCCTACGGAGGATGAAGATGATGAGCAGGAAGAGAGCTACACCCCAAGATTTGACCAGAATCTCAATGGAAGCAG GTCTCAGAAGTTACTCCGGCCAAACAGTTTAAAACTGGCCAATGATTCTGATGCAGATTCAGATTCCAGGGCCAGCTCCCCAAACTCTACTGTCTCCAACAACAGCAGTGAAGGTTTTGGGGGCATCATGTCTTTTGCAA GCAGCTTGTACAGAAACCACAGCACAAGTTTCAGTTTGTCCAACTTAGCCCTACCAACGAAAGTTGGGAGAGACAAGAATACTCCTTTTCCCAGCCTGAAAG ATTACTTTAATCTGGAATTGGGAAGGGATGTGGATGAAG TATTTGGGTTAAATACTATAATGGAGATTATTACTGAAGCTGGCCCAGTAAGCAATGAAG GAAATAGACGAGCTCTTGTGGATCAAAAATCTTCAGTCATAAAGCACAGCCCAACAGTGAAGAGGGAATCTCCATCGCCTCAGGGACGAACTAGCAATTCCAG TGAGAAccagcagttcctgaaggaGGTGGTACACAATGTTCTTGATGGGCAGGGTGTTGGCTGGCTGAATATGAAGAGAGTCCGACGTCTGCTGGAGAGTGAGCAGCTCCGTGTCTTTGTACTAAGCAAGCTGAATCGCACCATCCAGTCAGAAGAAGATGCTCGACAGGATGTCATACAGGACGTG GAGATCAGCCGCAAGGTTTATAAAGGAATGCTGGACTTGCTGAAGTGCACAGTCTTAAGCTTGGAGCATTCATATGCAAATGCTGGCCTGGGAGGCATGGCCAGTGTTTTTGGCCTGCTAGAGATAGCACATACTCACTATTATAATAAAG aaccagaaaagagaaaacGCAGTCCAACAGATGGATCTGTCACTCCAGTTGGCAAGGATCCTGGATCATCCCCAAGAGTGGAGCCAAAACCTGCGATGCAGCTGCCGGTACCTCAGATAATGCCAAAGCCACCAAGCCCTGCAGGCAAAGGGCCAAGGGAGTTTGACACAAGAAGtctaaaggaagaaaattttattgCTTCCATTG AATTGTGGAACAAGCACCAGGaagtgaaaaagcaaaaatctttggaaaaaacga gAACAGAAGGTGTGAAACAATTCGATTTGGGAGAAACAGATGAGAAGAAATCCCAAATCAGTGCAGACAGTGGCCTCAGTTTGGCCTCAGGTTCTCAG AAGAGTGATTTTGACTCTATTCCCAGTGGAGGACCAACAGTTATGGTCCGAAGTACAAGCCAGGATTCTGAAGTCAGCACTGTG GTTAGTAACAGTTCTGGAGAGACATTAGGAGCAGACAGTGACTTGAGTAGCAATGCTGGTGATGGCCCGAGTGTGGAAAATGGTGGCAATTTGGCAGGATCCAGAGGCACTGTGTCAGACAGCGAAATTGAGACAAACTCTGCTACTAGCTCTATCTTT GCGAAGTCTCACAACCTGAAGCAGAGTGTGAAGGATAGCAAAGGCAGTACTCCAGGGAGAGGTCCAGAGGAAGGGAACCAACGTGTCTATCTATATGAAGGACTTTTGG GTAGGGATAAAGGATCTGTCTGGGACCAGTTAGAGGATGCTGCAATGGAAACCTTCTCTATGA GCAAAGAGCGTTCAACTTTATGGGACCAGATGCAGTTCTGGGAAGATGCTTTTTTGGATGCTGTAATGTTAGAGAGAGAAGGAATGGGGATGGACCAGGGACCTCAGGAGATGATTGACAG GTATCTTTCCCTGGGAGAACATGATCGAAAGCGTTTGGAGGATGATGAGGACCGTTTGTTGGCTACACTGCTGCATAATATGATTGCCTATATGCTTATGataaag GTGAACAAGAAtgatattaggaaaaaggtGCGACGTCTAATGGGAAAATCACATATTGGATTGGTGCACAGTCAGCAAATAAACGATATTCTAGACAAACTTGCCAATCTG aatgGACGGGAACTCCCTGTGAGACCCAGTGGCAGCCGCCATATCAAGAAGCAGACTTTTGTAGTACATGCTGGGACAGACACAACAGGAGACATATTTTTTATGGAG GTATGTGATGATTGTATTGTGCTTAGAAGCAACATTGGAACTGTCTATGAACGTTGGTGGTATGAGAAACTCATCAACATGACTTACTGTCCCAAAACAAAAGTGCTCTGCCTCTGGCGCAGGAATGGTCAGGAGACACAACTGAACAAGTTCTACACAAAGAAG TGTCGGGAACTATACTACTGTGTAAAAGACAGTATGGAGCGAGCAGCAGCAAGACAGCAGAGCATTAAACCAG